A single Wolbachia endosymbiont (group A) of Bibio marci DNA region contains:
- a CDS encoding cytochrome c oxidase subunit 3, giving the protein MKSKEHDFHLVDPSPWPIAISAAILILALGLVGALHKQIFGMFGLALGIFAVSGVLFYWWRDVIREAIYDKCHTTIVKHGLKFAMYLFILSEVVFFIVFFCSFFKAWLDPVFLFEAFSPAKKVEWPPEGILPPDPWSLPFMNTLILLLSGTTITWANHSLLENDKKSMIKMLSITILLGVFFIIVQAIEYHEASFSLQETGEKLIYTSNFYMITGFHCAHVIIGIIFLSVCLFRARKGQFTLQDHLCFEFASWYWHFVDVVWIFLFLFIYWLSVY; this is encoded by the coding sequence ATGAAAAGTAAAGAACATGATTTTCATTTAGTGGACCCAAGTCCTTGGCCAATTGCTATATCAGCAGCAATTCTTATTCTTGCACTTGGATTAGTTGGCGCGCTTCATAAACAAATTTTCGGAATGTTTGGTTTAGCTTTAGGCATCTTCGCGGTATCAGGGGTGCTGTTCTACTGGTGGAGAGATGTAATAAGGGAGGCCATTTATGATAAATGTCATACTACCATTGTAAAACATGGACTCAAATTTGCAATGTACTTATTTATTCTCTCGGAGGTCGTATTTTTTATAGTGTTCTTTTGTTCATTCTTTAAAGCCTGGCTTGATCCAGTTTTTTTATTTGAGGCGTTTTCTCCTGCAAAAAAAGTTGAATGGCCCCCTGAGGGAATTTTGCCACCTGATCCGTGGTCACTACCATTCATGAATACATTAATATTATTGCTTTCTGGTACAACAATTACTTGGGCAAATCACTCTTTACTTGAAAATGATAAAAAGAGCATGATTAAAATGCTGTCCATAACTATATTGCTTGGGGTTTTTTTTATAATAGTGCAAGCAATAGAGTATCATGAAGCGAGTTTTTCTCTACAAGAAACAGGAGAAAAGCTTATTTATACATCCAATTTTTATATGATTACCGGTTTTCACTGCGCACACGTTATAATAGGAATAATATTTTTATCAGTGTGTTTATTTAGAGCACGGAAAGGCCAATTTACACTTCAGGACCATTTGTGCTTTGAGTTTGCCTCCTGGTATTGGCACTTTGTAGATGTAGTCTGGATATTTTTATTTTTATTTATTTATTGGTTAAGCGTTTATTAA
- a CDS encoding TenA family protein, with translation MANNTLNIENFKFYTQQEALFLGDYIRTTLITASRMEDYSSIISLTEVAQRAVTVNRVLYDYYFTMYGISRGKKSLECFNFTNFLLSISYSNTYEAMTVLYSCMFIYKTVVDSMKNRFKKNNRYRDWFNFCYSDSVKSGCIILENIIDGYCSRARENEKSKMLELFRITAQFVLDFLNGAYNFSRFNQFPKEH, from the coding sequence TTGGCGAATAACACCCTAAATATAGAAAACTTCAAATTCTATACTCAACAAGAGGCGTTGTTCTTAGGTGATTATATTCGTACCACCTTAATTACTGCATCCAGAATGGAAGATTATAGTAGTATTATCTCGCTTACTGAAGTAGCCCAAAGAGCAGTGACTGTTAATAGAGTGCTATATGACTACTACTTTACTATGTACGGTATAAGTCGTGGAAAGAAATCTCTTGAGTGTTTTAATTTCACTAATTTTCTTTTATCCATCTCGTATAGTAATACCTATGAGGCTATGACGGTTTTGTATTCTTGCATGTTTATATACAAGACTGTCGTTGATAGCATGAAAAATAGATTCAAAAAAAATAATAGATATAGGGATTGGTTTAATTTTTGTTACAGTGATTCAGTAAAGTCTGGATGCATTATTTTGGAAAATATTATTGATGGATATTGCAGCAGAGCAAGAGAAAATGAAAAGAGCAAAATGCTTGAGTTGTTTAGAATAACTGCACAATTTGTGTTAGATTTTTTGAACGGTGCATATAATTTTTCAAGATTCAATCAATTTCCTAAGGAACATTGA